The following coding sequences are from one Gemmatimonadota bacterium window:
- a CDS encoding DPP IV N-terminal domain-containing protein — protein sequence MQRLAGRPGLLFGLVVAGATVALATPVVAQDRLKSMPGYEQYTRMAPQLNGTVKLGTVLGGWVDAGKAYEYTADGKRYRFDAATKKIAETTVAGTPVTPPAGGRGAGGRGGAGIERGRQATEAISPSGKLKAVYRDRNLVLTDSSGGNGAPITTDGSEKERIKYGTASWVYGEELSQTTAMWWNPASTKVAYYRFDEKPVPDYYIQMDQTKVQTSLDIEAYPKAGVDNPIVDLFVYDVASKQSIKLDIRDGKPWSNDVVGHYVYNVRWSPDGKELLVNRTNRRQNILEFAACSPESGKCRVVIREEWPTGWVENRPAMTWLADNNRFLWVSERNGFKNFYLYDLSGKLIAPVTQHQFEVVNIVKLDEAAGVLWYTARDGDNFLKVQLHRVGLNGKGDVRLTDKAYTHAVTLSPDAKFIVDVAQAHDVPPFTRILDATGKVVAELAKSDMTKFNELGLKKSEVFTYLAADGKTPLLGMIQYPSNFDPSKKYPALLSIYGGPASAATRETWTPPTAMAEYGFLVLTLDSRAAPGMGKRTLDDLYMKLGQTEMNDFAEGLKELGKRPYFDAKRVGVFGTSYGGYTSAMMVLRFPDLVAAASASSAVTAWNHYDTIYTERYMWIPQENAEGYTKGSAMTYAKDLKGRLLIYYGTADNNVHPNNSMQLIKALQQAGKSFEVQVGPDAGHTGVNNQRMMEFFIENLVMKISPVS from the coding sequence ATGCAGCGCCTGGCCGGTCGCCCCGGCCTTCTCTTCGGCCTCGTGGTGGCCGGTGCCACCGTCGCCCTTGCCACTCCCGTCGTGGCGCAGGATCGACTCAAGAGCATGCCCGGCTACGAGCAGTACACCCGGATGGCGCCCCAGCTGAATGGCACCGTCAAGCTGGGCACCGTGCTTGGTGGGTGGGTGGATGCTGGCAAGGCCTACGAATACACCGCCGACGGCAAGCGCTATCGCTTTGACGCGGCCACGAAGAAGATCGCCGAGACGACCGTGGCCGGCACGCCGGTGACGCCGCCGGCCGGTGGGCGTGGCGCGGGAGGGCGCGGTGGCGCCGGCATCGAGCGCGGGCGGCAGGCGACGGAAGCGATCTCGCCTTCCGGCAAGCTGAAGGCGGTCTACCGCGACCGGAACCTCGTCCTCACCGACAGCAGCGGTGGCAACGGGGCGCCGATCACGACCGACGGCAGCGAGAAGGAGCGGATCAAGTACGGAACCGCGAGCTGGGTCTATGGCGAAGAGTTGAGTCAGACCACCGCGATGTGGTGGAATCCGGCCAGCACCAAGGTCGCGTACTACCGCTTCGACGAGAAGCCGGTCCCCGATTACTACATCCAGATGGATCAGACCAAGGTCCAGACGTCGCTCGACATCGAAGCGTACCCGAAGGCCGGCGTCGACAATCCGATCGTCGACCTCTTCGTCTATGACGTCGCCTCGAAGCAGTCGATCAAGCTCGACATTCGCGACGGCAAGCCGTGGAGCAACGACGTGGTCGGTCACTACGTCTACAACGTGCGCTGGTCGCCCGATGGCAAGGAACTGCTGGTCAATCGCACCAACCGCCGCCAGAACATCCTCGAGTTTGCGGCCTGCTCGCCCGAGAGCGGCAAGTGCCGCGTCGTCATTCGCGAGGAGTGGCCGACGGGCTGGGTCGAGAATCGCCCCGCGATGACCTGGCTGGCCGACAACAACCGATTCCTCTGGGTCTCCGAGCGGAACGGCTTCAAGAACTTCTATCTCTATGACCTCTCCGGGAAGCTGATTGCCCCGGTGACGCAGCATCAGTTCGAGGTCGTGAACATCGTCAAGCTCGACGAGGCGGCGGGCGTGCTCTGGTACACCGCGCGCGACGGCGACAACTTCCTCAAGGTGCAGCTGCATCGCGTCGGCCTGAACGGCAAGGGCGACGTGCGCCTGACCGACAAGGCCTACACCCACGCGGTGACGCTGTCGCCCGACGCGAAGTTCATCGTCGACGTGGCCCAGGCGCACGACGTGCCCCCGTTCACCCGGATCCTCGATGCCACCGGCAAGGTCGTCGCGGAGCTGGCCAAGTCGGACATGACCAAGTTCAACGAACTCGGCCTGAAGAAGTCCGAGGTCTTTACCTACCTCGCCGCCGATGGCAAGACGCCGCTGCTGGGGATGATCCAGTATCCGTCGAACTTCGATCCCTCCAAGAAGTATCCGGCGCTGCTCTCGATCTACGGCGGCCCGGCCTCCGCGGCGACGCGCGAGACGTGGACCCCGCCGACCGCGATGGCCGAGTACGGCTTCCTGGTCCTGACCCTCGACTCGCGCGCCGCCCCCGGCATGGGCAAGCGCACGCTGGACGATCTCTACATGAAGCTCGGGCAGACCGAGATGAACGACTTCGCCGAAGGGCTCAAGGAGCTCGGCAAGCGGCCCTACTTCGACGCCAAGCGGGTCGGCGTCTTCGGCACGTCCTACGGTGGCTACACCTCGGCGATGATGGTGCTGCGCTTCCCGGATCTCGTCGCGGCCGCCTCGGCCTCGTCGGCAGTGACGGCATGGAATCACTACGACACGATCTACACCGAGCGCTACATGTGGATTCCGCAGGAGAATGCGGAGGGCTACACCAAGGGTTCGGCGATGACCTATGCCAAGGACCTCAAGGGCCGGCTGCTGATCTACTACGGCACCGCCGACAACAACGTGCACCCGAACAACTCGATGCAGCTCATCAAGGCGCTGCAGCAGGCGGGGAAGAGTTTCGAGGTGCAGGTCGGGCCGGACGCCGGGCACACCGGCGTCAACAACCAGCGGATGATGGAGTTCTTCATCGAGAACCTGGTGATGAAGATCTCGCCAGTGTCCTGA
- a CDS encoding PQQ-dependent sugar dehydrogenase — protein sequence MRLLTLLLLLATPLSAQGRDCDGYLTPLVVPAGFCVRPFAEKVGPVRHLVVHPTGVVIAATKLPPGLVSLADTSGDGQADVVTRLGPGEGGTGVAWRAGWLYFAADIGIYRIPWPATSRAPTGAGEWIVERLPAGGSGWAHYMKGIVAAADGALYVSIGSASDNCQAGSGERAMRVPGQWPCPELTTRAGIWRFVPPAPGKAGWVGSRYATGLRNAMAMTQDAATGTLWALSHGRDFLNRTWGVGDEESADQPAELLVRVTSGADFGWPYCMGRWRSNSPATLVVAPEYANQAGAACATRTQPALGFPGHWAPMAVAMATEAMPEGWRHGLLIAFHGSRSRSPLPEAGHQLLYQPLDAAGLPAGEARILLRSSDRPGTLRLAGVAVAANGMVYLADDDFGRIIRIEKR from the coding sequence ATGCGACTCCTGACCCTGCTCCTCCTCCTCGCCACCCCCCTCTCCGCACAGGGCCGCGACTGCGACGGCTATCTCACACCGCTGGTCGTGCCGGCCGGGTTCTGTGTGCGGCCCTTCGCCGAGAAGGTCGGGCCGGTCCGGCACCTGGTGGTCCATCCGACCGGCGTCGTGATCGCGGCGACCAAGCTTCCCCCCGGACTGGTGTCGCTCGCCGACACGAGCGGCGACGGGCAGGCCGACGTCGTCACCCGCCTCGGTCCCGGGGAAGGGGGCACCGGCGTGGCCTGGCGGGCCGGCTGGCTCTATTTCGCCGCCGACATCGGGATCTATCGCATCCCCTGGCCAGCCACCTCGCGGGCGCCGACGGGAGCCGGCGAGTGGATCGTCGAGCGGCTCCCGGCTGGTGGCAGCGGCTGGGCGCACTACATGAAGGGCATCGTGGCGGCCGCTGATGGGGCGCTCTACGTCTCGATCGGATCGGCCAGCGACAACTGTCAGGCGGGCAGCGGCGAGCGGGCGATGCGCGTCCCCGGACAGTGGCCCTGTCCGGAACTCACCACTCGGGCAGGGATCTGGCGTTTCGTGCCGCCAGCGCCGGGGAAGGCGGGGTGGGTGGGGAGTCGTTACGCCACCGGGCTCCGCAACGCGATGGCGATGACCCAGGACGCTGCGACCGGGACGCTCTGGGCCCTCTCCCACGGCCGGGACTTCCTCAATCGAACGTGGGGCGTCGGCGACGAGGAATCGGCCGACCAGCCTGCCGAACTGCTGGTCCGCGTTACGTCGGGCGCGGACTTCGGCTGGCCGTACTGCATGGGGCGCTGGCGATCCAACTCGCCGGCCACGCTGGTGGTCGCCCCGGAATACGCCAACCAGGCGGGGGCGGCCTGTGCCACGAGAACGCAGCCCGCGCTGGGATTTCCTGGGCACTGGGCGCCGATGGCCGTCGCGATGGCCACCGAAGCGATGCCCGAGGGGTGGCGTCACGGGCTGCTGATCGCCTTCCATGGCTCCCGGAGCCGCTCGCCACTGCCGGAGGCGGGGCACCAGTTGCTCTACCAGCCTCTCGATGCCGCGGGGTTGCCGGCCGGCGAAGCCAGGATCCTGCTTCGGAGCAGCGATCGCCCCGGGACCCTCCGGCTTGCCGGGGTGGCTGTCGCTGCCAATGGCATGGTGTACCTCGCCGACGATGACTTCGGCCGGATCATCCGGATCGAGAAGCGCTGA
- a CDS encoding prolyl oligopeptidase family serine peptidase: protein MRRSALFALAIGLLSTSALSAQNAKPAPTGPKTWADSTIVAERYVTPPAEVARLVTAPRENAVSYASPSPVTRRWFVRSVSDGMPTLALMGKPYHNLGGFQVDIRGNRSRSMTTSSRAGIELYDRTSGTTLPIQIPAGARVGTTAWSPDGGTLAFHALFDDATHIYLADPTTGRSRPLTKTPLLATHVTSFEWTADGKSIVAVLLPDGHTAEPKPAPVATEPMIRVNEGAKLKTRTYADLLENSHDKALVEYYSVGQLAVIDVKSRAATKIGAPGMIRTLDASPDAKFFRITYQEKPFSYVLPVSSFGSREVILDGTGKLVRELSNRPLRENELGDSTANRPAGAPAAGAAAAAAADTAKRNLAWHPFKPGMLYVQQLRAPARPPRAAGDTAVAPAPAPAGGRGTNGTAATRPDRLMHWLPPFDSTSATLVYQTDNRIANARFSEDGSILFTTETATRGTFEYAVFLADSNRKVALVTPAPRAAGDTANAAGGRGAGGAPGGRGGAGAAGIVTRLGSRGAPVVMLSTDRKSTFLQGSTTDSTTKIARPWVDRVELATGTRTRLYEGKGDLVETISAPLDDDFATAIIQRESPTAVPQSYLLTLATKDAKQLTRNDELMPEIRNTIKKTVMARRADGYTFRVKVTLPADWKEGTRLPAMFWFYPSEYATQEAYNRGTAAAGDPPTRFPTFGARSLAFLTTVGYAVIEPDAPIFASEGQLPNDNYVVDLRNNLAATIDALDSLGYIDRHRLGIGGHSYGAFSTVNAMVHTPFFKAGIAGDGAYNRTLTPNGFQSEQRDLWQGRTTYLEMSPFLYADQLNGALLLYHSTDDQNVGTDPINSTRLYHALQGLGKTVSLYMYPYEDHGPIAKETVLDQWGRWVAWLDKYVKNANKPAEEKKKIATDEE, encoded by the coding sequence ATGCGTCGCTCAGCGCTGTTCGCCCTGGCCATCGGCCTTCTCTCGACCTCCGCGCTCTCGGCGCAAAACGCCAAGCCTGCGCCGACCGGACCAAAGACCTGGGCCGATTCGACAATCGTCGCCGAACGTTACGTCACGCCGCCCGCCGAGGTGGCGCGCCTCGTGACGGCGCCGCGCGAAAACGCGGTGAGCTACGCGAGCCCAAGTCCGGTGACGCGCCGCTGGTTCGTGCGCTCGGTGAGCGACGGGATGCCGACGCTCGCGCTGATGGGGAAGCCCTATCACAATCTCGGTGGGTTCCAGGTCGACATCCGCGGCAATCGCAGCCGGAGCATGACGACCAGCAGCCGCGCGGGGATCGAGCTGTATGATCGGACCAGCGGCACCACGCTTCCGATTCAGATCCCGGCCGGCGCGCGCGTCGGCACCACCGCGTGGTCGCCCGATGGCGGCACCCTCGCCTTCCACGCCCTGTTCGACGACGCGACGCATATCTACCTCGCCGACCCGACGACCGGACGGTCCCGGCCGCTGACGAAGACGCCGCTCCTTGCGACGCACGTCACGAGCTTCGAGTGGACCGCGGATGGGAAGTCGATCGTGGCAGTGTTGCTCCCGGACGGTCACACGGCCGAACCGAAGCCGGCACCGGTGGCGACGGAGCCGATGATTCGCGTCAACGAAGGCGCCAAGTTGAAGACCCGGACGTACGCTGACCTGCTCGAGAACAGCCACGACAAGGCATTGGTCGAGTACTACAGCGTGGGGCAGCTCGCCGTCATCGACGTGAAGAGCCGGGCGGCGACGAAGATCGGGGCGCCGGGGATGATCCGGACGCTGGACGCGTCGCCGGATGCGAAGTTCTTCCGGATCACCTACCAGGAGAAGCCGTTCTCGTACGTGCTCCCGGTGTCGTCGTTCGGATCGCGCGAAGTGATCCTCGACGGAACCGGGAAGCTCGTGCGGGAACTCAGCAATCGGCCCCTGCGCGAGAACGAACTCGGCGACAGCACCGCGAACCGTCCCGCAGGCGCACCTGCCGCCGGCGCCGCTGCGGCCGCGGCCGCCGACACGGCGAAGCGCAACCTCGCCTGGCACCCCTTCAAGCCCGGGATGCTGTACGTGCAGCAGCTCAGGGCACCCGCCCGCCCGCCGCGTGCGGCCGGCGACACAGCGGTGGCACCGGCGCCGGCGCCCGCGGGTGGACGCGGCACGAACGGCACCGCCGCGACGCGTCCCGACCGGTTGATGCACTGGCTGCCACCGTTTGACTCGACGTCGGCCACGCTGGTGTACCAGACCGACAATCGCATTGCGAACGCGCGGTTCTCGGAAGATGGCAGCATCCTCTTCACCACCGAGACGGCGACGCGCGGCACCTTCGAGTACGCCGTCTTCCTCGCCGACAGCAACCGCAAGGTCGCCCTGGTGACGCCCGCGCCACGCGCGGCGGGCGACACGGCCAACGCTGCCGGCGGGCGTGGCGCGGGTGGTGCGCCCGGTGGCCGCGGTGGGGCCGGCGCCGCGGGCATCGTGACCCGGCTCGGCAGCCGCGGTGCGCCGGTCGTGATGCTCTCCACCGACCGCAAGTCGACGTTCCTGCAGGGCAGCACCACCGACTCCACCACCAAGATCGCTCGGCCGTGGGTGGACCGCGTCGAACTCGCGACGGGTACGCGCACCCGCCTCTACGAGGGGAAGGGCGACCTCGTCGAGACCATTTCGGCACCGCTCGATGACGACTTCGCCACCGCCATCATCCAGCGCGAATCGCCGACCGCCGTGCCGCAGTCGTATCTCCTGACGCTGGCGACGAAGGACGCGAAGCAGCTCACCCGGAACGACGAGCTGATGCCGGAGATCCGCAACACGATCAAGAAGACGGTGATGGCGCGGCGCGCCGACGGCTACACCTTCCGCGTGAAGGTGACCCTGCCCGCGGACTGGAAGGAGGGAACGCGCCTTCCGGCGATGTTCTGGTTCTACCCGTCCGAGTATGCCACGCAGGAGGCCTACAACCGCGGGACCGCCGCCGCCGGCGACCCGCCCACCCGATTCCCGACCTTCGGTGCCCGGTCGCTCGCGTTCCTCACCACGGTGGGATACGCGGTGATCGAACCCGATGCGCCGATCTTCGCGTCCGAGGGGCAGCTGCCGAACGACAACTACGTCGTCGACCTCCGCAACAACCTGGCGGCGACGATCGACGCGCTCGATTCGCTGGGCTACATCGATCGGCATCGCCTCGGCATCGGCGGCCACTCCTACGGCGCCTTCTCGACCGTCAACGCGATGGTGCACACCCCGTTCTTCAAGGCCGGCATCGCCGGTGACGGCGCCTACAACCGGACGCTCACCCCGAACGGTTTCCAGAGCGAGCAGCGCGACCTTTGGCAGGGGCGCACCACCTACCTCGAGATGTCGCCGTTCCTCTATGCCGACCAGCTGAACGGGGCGCTGCTGCTCTATCACTCGACCGACGACCAGAACGTCGGCACCGACCCGATCAACTCGACCCGCCTCTACCACGCGCTGCAAGGGCTCGGGAAGACGGTGTCGCTGTACATGTACCCGTACGAGGACCACGGTCCGATCGCCAAGGAAACCGTCCTCGACCAGTGGGGCCGCTGGGTGGCCTGGCTGGACAAGTACGTCAAGAACGCCAACAAGCCGGCCGAAGAGAAGAAGAAGATCGCGACCGACGAAGAGTGA
- a CDS encoding homoserine O-succinyltransferase, with protein sequence MTLTTIFRRSPATPSAAELPAVAGHHGGLLPLSRLRVEAQGPVDGPVVVVLGGISASAHVAAHAGDPTPGWWDAIVAPGGAIDTARCRVVSIDWLTIPGHPVDARDQARALGVALDRLGVATVEAIVGASYGGMVALAFAALYPARAAQLIILSAAHESHPMATALRSIQRGVVRLGIKSGRAHEAVALARALGITTYRTAEEFADRFGAAPVRTASGYRFPVEDYLEHGGTRFAIGCEAERYVALSESIDLHRIDPAEISTPTTLLAVEGDQLVPIWQVHELFGQLAGPGRVVEITSRYGHDAFLKEVAAVDGLIRAALAQGVRHAA encoded by the coding sequence ATGACTTTGACGACGATCTTCCGGCGCAGTCCCGCGACGCCGAGTGCTGCTGAACTTCCTGCGGTTGCCGGCCACCACGGCGGGCTCCTGCCACTCTCCCGCCTGCGCGTCGAGGCGCAGGGCCCCGTCGACGGCCCCGTCGTCGTCGTGCTGGGTGGCATCTCTGCCTCCGCGCATGTCGCCGCCCATGCCGGCGACCCGACGCCTGGCTGGTGGGATGCCATCGTGGCGCCCGGCGGCGCGATCGACACCGCGCGATGTCGCGTCGTCAGCATCGATTGGTTGACGATCCCCGGCCATCCCGTCGACGCCCGCGATCAGGCGCGAGCGCTCGGCGTCGCGTTGGATCGCCTCGGCGTGGCCACTGTCGAGGCGATCGTGGGTGCATCGTACGGCGGCATGGTCGCACTGGCCTTTGCCGCACTCTACCCGGCGCGGGCCGCGCAGTTGATCATCCTCTCCGCCGCGCACGAGAGCCACCCGATGGCCACCGCCCTCCGTTCGATCCAGCGTGGCGTGGTGCGCCTCGGCATCAAGAGCGGCCGCGCCCACGAGGCGGTGGCGCTTGCCCGCGCCCTCGGCATCACCACCTACCGCACGGCGGAGGAATTCGCCGATCGTTTCGGTGCCGCCCCCGTGCGCACCGCGTCGGGCTATCGCTTTCCCGTCGAGGACTATCTGGAGCATGGCGGCACCCGCTTCGCGATCGGGTGCGAAGCGGAGCGCTACGTGGCGTTGTCGGAGTCCATCGATCTGCACCGGATCGATCCGGCCGAGATCTCCACGCCGACGACCTTGCTCGCGGTGGAGGGCGATCAGCTCGTCCCGATCTGGCAGGTGCACGAGTTGTTCGGCCAGCTTGCCGGTCCCGGCCGCGTGGTCGAGATCACGTCGCGCTATGGACACGACGCCTTTCTCAAGGAAGTCGCGGCCGTGGACGGATTGATTCGCGCGGCCCTCGCGCAGGGGGTGCGTCATGCCGCGTAA
- a CDS encoding redoxin domain-containing protein — MRRSSLLAALLFAPAAMAAQGPAVGDVAPAFSMTLSGKDGTIAEPVTLASLKGKVVVLAFFPRARTSGCTIQMKAYRDRYAELFGKDVELIAISTDTPEAQASWAKDEAFPFRFGADVNARVGKAYEVTTAAGMMDSRVLFVIGKDGKVAKVMRPFREIDPTSYTELGVAIAAARK; from the coding sequence ATGCGCCGTTCCTCCCTGCTCGCTGCGCTCCTCTTTGCCCCGGCCGCCATGGCGGCGCAGGGCCCCGCCGTCGGCGACGTCGCGCCGGCCTTCTCGATGACCCTGTCGGGGAAGGACGGGACGATTGCCGAGCCGGTCACCTTGGCGTCACTCAAGGGCAAGGTGGTGGTCCTCGCCTTCTTCCCGCGGGCGCGCACCTCGGGCTGCACCATCCAGATGAAGGCGTACCGCGATCGCTACGCCGAGCTCTTCGGCAAGGACGTGGAGCTGATCGCCATCTCGACCGACACCCCCGAGGCGCAGGCGTCCTGGGCCAAGGATGAGGCGTTTCCGTTTCGCTTCGGCGCGGACGTGAACGCCCGGGTCGGCAAGGCCTACGAGGTCACCACGGCGGCCGGCATGATGGATAGCCGGGTGCTCTTCGTCATCGGCAAGGATGGCAAGGTCGCCAAGGTGATGCGGCCGTTTCGGGAGATCGATCCGACCTCCTACACCGAGCTTGGGGTCGCCATCGCCGCCGCCCGCAAGTAG
- a CDS encoding VOC family protein — MIDIPIDPIDGASCPADHRFSTIDHRSSIIDHPLPRRPVSTIPPFHLAFPVDDLEAARRFYGGLLGCPEGRSSDQWIDFNFHGHQIVAHLAPDELGKTAANQVDGHAVPVRHFGVVLGWDAWHALADRLRTAGVAFIIEPGIRFVGQVGEQATMFLLDPAGNALEFKAFQDPTQIFAK, encoded by the coding sequence ATGATCGATATCCCCATTGACCCCATTGACGGGGCGAGCTGCCCAGCCGATCATCGGTTCTCGACCATCGACCATCGCTCATCGATCATCGATCATCCTCTACCCAGGCGCCCCGTGTCCACGATCCCTCCGTTCCACCTCGCCTTCCCCGTCGACGACCTCGAGGCCGCGCGCCGCTTCTATGGCGGGTTGCTCGGGTGCCCGGAGGGCCGCTCCTCCGACCAGTGGATCGACTTCAATTTCCACGGCCACCAGATCGTGGCGCATCTGGCCCCCGACGAGCTGGGCAAGACGGCGGCGAACCAGGTCGACGGCCACGCCGTCCCGGTGCGGCATTTCGGCGTGGTGCTGGGATGGGATGCCTGGCACGCGCTGGCGGACAGACTCCGCACGGCAGGCGTCGCGTTCATCATCGAGCCGGGGATCCGGTTCGTGGGACAGGTCGGCGAGCAGGCCACGATGTTCCTGCTCGACCCTGCCGGCAACGCGCTCGAATTCAAGGCGTTTCAGGACCCGACCCAGATCTTCGCGAAGTAG
- a CDS encoding lmo0937 family membrane protein: MLQTVAIVLIVLWALGLGTGYALGGLIHILLVVALISLIMRFASGRKVV, encoded by the coding sequence ATGCTGCAGACCGTCGCCATTGTCCTGATCGTGCTCTGGGCCCTTGGATTGGGGACCGGCTATGCTCTCGGCGGGTTGATCCACATCCTGCTGGTGGTTGCGCTGATCTCGTTGATCATGCGATTCGCGTCGGGGCGGAAGGTCGTCTAG
- the ettA gene encoding energy-dependent translational throttle protein EttA, translated as MSHQYIFTMRDLRKIVPPQREILKGIYLSFFPGAKIGVIGSNGSGKSSLLKIMAGVDQDFLGEAKPADGVKIGYLPQEPLLDPTKDVRGNVEEALAETRALLTRFEEISMKFAEPMSDDEMTVLLDKQAALQDRIDAANAWEIDRTLDIAMDALRLPPADAKVDTLSGGEKRRVALCRLLLSKPDMLLLDEPTNHLDAESVAWLERYLKDFPGTVVAITHDRYFLDNAAEWILELDRGEGVPWKGNYSSWLDQKEKKLATEEKQASARKRTLERELEWVRMSPKARQAKSKARLGAYEALVEEEAKADVAGHEILIPPAPRLGDEVVIAKKLTKAFGDKLLFENVDFALPRSGIVGIIGPNGAGKTTLFRMIMGTEQADGGELIVGKTVVPSYVDQSREALDPEKTVYQEIAGDYDNLQFGTRTVNSRAYCGWFGFKGSDQQKKVGLMSGGERNRLHLAKLLKSGGNMLLLDEPTNDLDVDTLRALEDALLTFSGCAVVISHDRWFLDRIATHILAFEGDSEVVWFEGNYQDYEADLKRRKGMAANEPHRIKYRKLTH; from the coding sequence ATGAGCCACCAATACATCTTCACGATGCGGGATCTTCGCAAGATCGTCCCCCCCCAGCGCGAGATCCTCAAGGGGATCTATCTCTCCTTCTTCCCGGGCGCCAAGATCGGCGTGATCGGGTCGAACGGGAGCGGCAAGTCCTCCCTCCTCAAGATCATGGCGGGCGTCGACCAGGATTTCCTCGGCGAGGCAAAGCCCGCGGACGGCGTCAAGATCGGCTACCTCCCGCAGGAGCCGTTGCTCGACCCGACCAAGGACGTCCGCGGCAACGTCGAGGAGGCGTTGGCCGAGACGCGTGCGCTCCTGACGCGGTTCGAGGAAATCTCGATGAAGTTCGCCGAGCCGATGAGCGACGACGAGATGACCGTCCTCCTCGACAAGCAGGCCGCGCTGCAGGACCGGATCGACGCGGCCAACGCCTGGGAGATCGACCGGACGCTCGACATCGCGATGGACGCGTTGCGGCTCCCGCCGGCCGATGCAAAGGTGGACACCCTCTCCGGTGGTGAGAAGCGGCGCGTTGCCCTCTGTCGCCTCCTGCTCTCGAAGCCGGACATGCTCCTGCTCGACGAACCCACCAACCACCTCGACGCCGAATCGGTGGCGTGGCTGGAACGGTACCTCAAGGACTTCCCGGGCACCGTCGTCGCGATCACCCACGATCGGTACTTCCTCGACAATGCGGCCGAGTGGATCCTCGAGCTCGATCGCGGCGAGGGCGTGCCCTGGAAGGGCAACTATTCGTCGTGGCTTGACCAGAAGGAGAAGAAGCTCGCCACCGAGGAGAAGCAGGCCTCGGCGCGGAAGCGGACGCTCGAGCGCGAGCTCGAGTGGGTGCGGATGAGCCCCAAGGCGCGGCAGGCCAAGAGCAAGGCGCGACTCGGCGCCTACGAGGCGCTGGTCGAGGAAGAGGCGAAGGCCGATGTGGCCGGGCACGAGATCCTCATCCCGCCCGCGCCGCGCCTCGGCGATGAAGTCGTGATCGCGAAGAAGCTCACCAAGGCGTTCGGCGACAAGCTGCTCTTCGAGAATGTCGACTTCGCGTTGCCGCGGTCCGGGATCGTGGGCATCATCGGCCCGAACGGCGCCGGCAAGACGACGCTGTTCCGGATGATCATGGGGACGGAGCAGGCCGATGGCGGCGAACTGATCGTCGGCAAGACGGTGGTGCCGTCGTACGTCGACCAGTCACGCGAGGCGCTCGACCCGGAGAAGACGGTCTACCAGGAGATCGCCGGCGACTACGACAACCTGCAGTTCGGCACCCGCACCGTGAACTCGCGCGCCTACTGCGGCTGGTTCGGCTTCAAGGGCTCCGACCAGCAGAAGAAGGTCGGCCTGATGTCGGGCGGCGAGCGGAACCGGTTGCACCTGGCGAAGCTGCTGAAGAGCGGTGGCAACATGCTCCTCCTCGACGAGCCGACGAACGACCTCGATGTCGACACGCTGCGCGCGCTCGAAGACGCGCTGCTGACCTTCTCCGGCTGCGCCGTGGTCATTTCGCACGATCGCTGGTTCCTCGATCGCATCGCGACGCACATCCTCGCCTTCGAGGGTGACTCCGAGGTGGTGTGGTTCGAGGGGAACTACCAGGACTACGAGGCCGACCTGAAGCGCCGGAAGGGGATGGCGGCGAATGAGCCGCACCGGATCAAGTATCGGAAGTTGACGCACTAG